Sequence from the Paramisgurnus dabryanus chromosome 3, PD_genome_1.1, whole genome shotgun sequence genome:
attcaTATTGCCAATCCCAGTGTAAATCTATTAAGCCATACATGTATTTATAGCTGGGGTACCTTTAAGCTTAATGCTTATTTGAAATCATCACAGATGGTCAGAGGTGCATCACTCCTACCAAAACCCAAAGAAAAAAATGGAACAAGTTTCTCATTAAAAGACTGACCACTAAAAGAAAAGATATGATACATAGCCCGCACATCATAAAAGGAGACCCGACCCTTCCTGTAATCCACAAACACCCCGATCCTTTGAGGCTTCACACTCAGGGTAAGAACACGTGGATCTCCACAAGCCTGATACATAGATCCATATCTCACTCCCACAGTCCAGTATCCATTATTAGGATTTATGTCAATCCAGCCCTTCCTGTTAACAGATTCTCTGGCCACACCAATATCCCAATCAGGTAACCACCTTACGTGCACCTCATAGTAAAATTTATTTGATTCGATTTTACTTCCAAGGACGCAGTGACGTATATCAAACTTGTTATTTTGCTCTTCATCCTCATCCCTCTCTTCATTTGGTTGTGTGTTTCCTCTCAATCTCACTTGTTTCCCATTATCAGACACAATGAGATCTGGATGAGCTGAATCAGGATCCAGAATCACATTCCCTGCTAAAATATTGAGATTTCTCTATTAAAGAAATTGTTAAAAGAAATCAACAATGCATCATCACCACCTTGTTTGTGCATTCTGCTTTCAATTATGTAACAGTCCATTGTCAAAATATttacttattaaaaaaaaaaaaaaaacacacgaGGAAAATGAAATACAGAGAAAGCCAGACAAATTAAAATATAAGTCAGCTGGCTAAGTGATCAGCACTTTGTTTACGTGTTTTCACTGGTCACATAGACCTGCATCTCCACAGGTGGTGATGATATAGACTTTTCagtagtaacaacataaacaagcggctttcgtggtcaacacgtaacttccggtaaactccactaagaaaaataacaacaaagtccttttaaagtagtttatatatttaagttcagttcagtttagcaactatagtcagaccattaaaaaacctgaaaccggaagtaaagttcggaccagacgtgTATCGTGTCACCACACGTGCGTTCGATGAAATCGTCTATAGGCCCTGTGCTTCTCAATTTTTGTGCATCCTTGTTTCCTTGCCCGGCGTCTAATAGTTTCATAAAGAACATCTGAAGAACCATTCTGTTTCAGATAAGGTTATTTGTAGTGAAAAGCggttctttagattataaaaaggtaTGAAAGAAATAGTTCTTTGACTTAATAGTTGGAGGAACCAAAATTGTTCTTCTATGGTATGCATTCTTGAATATGGTTGAAGATGTAACGGTGTGTAGGGGGAGGACATTTatacaacgttattttgtgtatttggtataatacaatatgTTCGCTGTCACAGATTTGCCAGGTCCTTCCACTCACATCCCTCATTACCACCGATCACAATCAATTCTAATTAGCTGCACCTGTCACTCCTCATCAAGACCGCCCTAAATATATCagccacaaacacacagaccTTGGATTGGCCAGCTtacagccggaaatgtgatgcgCCTTACCATGTTTTGAAGATTAGCTCTCAATGCAATAATGACAGGAGTTAATACCTTTACTACCCTCTCAATACGAGCCAAATCTGATCAAGAAAATtcagatgaccaagctgatgGATCAACTTTGCCAGTGCGGCTTGAGCAGAATGTATCAAATTGGGATACAATAACGTTAAAACCATATCTGACGACAAGCGACAAACAAGTGCTACACTGCACCGCACAAAGGGACCGTTTGACATGATCGTAAGGTCACGCTGGCCTTCAcaaagaagttgtggtttagaagtacatattttaattttgattttgatttttttttgtgaaaatgatGATCGTTTTGGATAATTCCTGCAGTGATTATAGAGCAACATAATGATTGATGTAAGAAACTGTACAGAAGCACATCAGTCACATCTAACAATTGCAAATCTACAGTATAACACTCCAATAGCATTAATGATATCTTAGATATTCACTTACCTTCATATTTTCTCCATTGTGTGATATCTAAAAACAGGCAGGACAAAAGAGAATCATACAAGAATCCAAAACAGAGTTCCCCTCAAAATCTATTTAATAACACTTAATAGTTCTTTTAATCATCACTTACACTCTTTAAAAGGAAGGTACTTAAAGGTGCCGTTTTttgtgatcccattttttttttacctttagttagtgtgtaatattgctgttagagcataaatgaTAATTCCAAAATTATAAAACTTAAGTCAATGccaagcgatatattttctttaaaggtgcagtgtgtaaattttagtggcatctagtggtgaagttgcaaattgcaaccaatggctcagtccactgctcacccctcacttATGAAACGCATAGAGGAGCTACAGTAGTTGCCACCGAACAAACATTTCATCTTTCTGagacaaatttgtaaaaaacttaagggcttctgtagaaacatggcagcacaaaatggcgacttctatgtaaggggaccctctgtatgtagataaatacgtctcattctaaggtaataaaaacataacggttcattatgaaaggtctttatacacctcttataatatagttatgtatattatttagcatttctgtcaagagatccttctaaaaattacacactacaCCTTTAAAGTGGTTTCTTACAAATAatgcacatttttgtagctccagatgtCCTTAAACGGACTAATTTAGTAAAAAACTCATCAATCTGAAAattgtccctgattggccagctaatctgtacgttgtgattggctggAAATGTGACCCTCCttaacatgtttgaaagatttgctcacaatgcaatgctgacaggagttaatttcagaaataaaggtacaaatgtACAGTTGCCTTTCagaaaggtacacctttgtaccaaaagagtgcatattagtacttcaaaggtacatattggcagttcagatatacatatttgtacctaaatggtacatattaggaccttttttaaaaggtactgccccagtgacagatttgtacctttatttttgacaatgTAGGTTGTGAGTCCAGGCAGGAGGAATTATGCAAATGTCAGTCTTGTCCAtgtcaacaggcccaggaagtaagcttttgcctacaatctgtgtgtttgttgtagtccaaaaaaagagatttgtttgtaccttttgcatatctttaacatgtactaatacacacacacaccaaaggaaatgtaaaatcataaaTCGGACAAAATTAACTTTTCAAGGACTACAgagaacggccggtttggactacagctctCTACTTCCAGGtactgtcaggactctgccttgaagtcttgttatatttgtattttgtcatggtggcagagttctggcagtccctggccttgtgtggaggttcatgccttgtttttgtgtttggcatgtgcctccggtgtcttgtcctGTGACCCCGCCCCCCTCGTTTTCCTGCTTATTAGTAATCATTGGTTttctcccatcacctgttcccgctcgttatcttgtttgctTTCTTCCATTTAATGTAAGTGTatctttagttctgtgcaggatCATTGTGTTGTGACATCGTGTTTCGTGTACGTTCGAGTCTTGCTATCGAGTCAAGTCATCTAGTCAAGTCTTAGTGTTATGTGTCAGTTTCATGTCTTCATGTTgtgtaccccctcgtgggtttttgtttttgtaaaagaaataaagtgttttctgtttttcccCGACaccgtctgcatttgggttcatctGTCTTGCTAACCCTCACAGAATGATCCTGCCAACACTGAACCCAGCGACGGTGTTGGGGTCCGTCACGTCGCCACCAGTCACGGTCCTGCAGCCTATTGCAGTGCGTCCAGCTTCTTGCTGGTTGACGGAGGGGGACCGCGCAGCACTCTCCAGTGCGCTTTGGAGAGCCATCGCCAGgccggagcccgcgcattcCGCGCAGCCtcagccggagcccgcgcagccacagccggagcccgcgcagccaCAGCCGGAAACGCGCTTTCCGCGCAGCcacagccggagcccgcgcttTCCGCGCTGCCACAGACGGAGCCCGTGCATTCCGCGCAGCCACTGCTGGAGCCGCCGACAGAGCCCACGCCACCAACCCGTCACACTCAGCCCGCGCAGCCCGCGAAGTCAAAGTCTGCACAGTCCCAGCTGCTTCCTCGCCCCAAACCCCCGTGGACTGTCTTGTTTTAGTATCTTGTGGACTTATGTGTGTTTGATTTAGTTTTgtattttatcttgtttttgttaCCTTTTGTTAAGTTTTAGTCTGATGTGTTCTAGTCTTGTCATGTTTATTATCTGTCATGTTCTCTTGTCTTGTGTGTTCCCTTTTTGAACGCCAGGTGGCGTCCTTTGAGGGAGGGctactgtcaggactctgccttgaagtctttttgtattttgtcatggtggcagagttctggcagtccctggccttgtgtggaggttcatgccttgtttttgtgtttggcatgtgcctccggtgtcttgtcctgtgaccccgcccccctcgttctcctgcttattaACCCTCACAGGTACATGACGACAATATTCATAATTTTTGACTAACCACCACCTGGAATATGACATAAAAGACGTGGCCTTATTTCGCTAGGGAGAAGAGGAAGAGTTGCATTAGTAGTGTTTTTTCACTATGCCAACAAAGTTCTGTTATTTTCATCCCAGAGTCAATTCCCCTTTGTTTGGCCTTTTCTGAGGACAGCTTCCTTAATCTGGCATGACCTTTTCGGAACAATGTGCGCTATGCTGCTATcgtcaaatcacaacacactggaCACATTACACAATCAAACATTACggatttctgaaggagggacttcataaaaCAAGGAAGACATTAGCCCGGTTTTatgacagtgaaaacagtggtACAGAGATAAATAAATTGTAATATCCTTCTTTTTTTCACACaagaaacatgaacacataaaaaacacataaacacaatcatagcTTCGGAAAAAAAAACCGGCAACTTTAAAAGGGTTTTTATAGGGATGCCATAGCAGAACCAAACatttagtcaaaggttctttaaagatctttataatttaaaaaaaccttttgggaaacaaaaattgttcttggaaccattcagccaaaattggttcttctatggcattgtgaagcacctttattttaaaggggtcatagcatgaaaatctgactttttccatgtttaagtttatatttaattgggtccccagtgcttctatcaaccttgaAAATGGGTagaagatcaacccagtaactttgatttggttaaccattctctgcaagcatcaGGGCCAGCGTCCaggggggggcattcgcgggccgtgcccccccaaacaggttgttgtgcccccatACACAGtttttgattaatttaatatatatcaagaataattaaaataaattaaacattgaatgtttcatgacttgtaatttaatcaaatgaggaaaatatagttgatatatgttttctttaattaaaatagaccagtttctctgattggctgtATTGGGTCTCATGCGCCATTAggctttagcatatttgtgacttgatactagcaacgtgttttttttgcggaattttatggatcgtgtaaaatatggatattagaacatttagaacgaaccagcaccgcctgcttcatctgacttcatgcaaacacagactggctcaaactcagagattagaggtcgaggtggaattttcaaatctacaggacactgttttaaggaagtttaatgttcgtacacgccgtcttcagctatttcaaaggtaagttagcgttgttttaaattacgtaagcttaaatgtgaagtgtggctatagaccgttaacagcattacgacgtaATTATGGTAAAGCAGCTTTTTTAAAGCACGCGGTGTgtgctgcgctatgaaacccattcatttcaatggcggtttgttgttgcgtcgagcaaagcgcgagcgcagTGGACAAAGTTCAAATtagttaaactttttttgtttgtgatCTTCTGCCCTTTATacaggaaatgagctgacagtctgtaacAATTGTATAAGTTTGTGCTTGcattgtatttgttgttttaatgcctTGTTTTTGCAGGTTATTGTTGCTAATTGCGTGCCCCCCATTGGAAGCCACTTGCCCCCCTGTCAGTTATGGTTTGGCGCCGGCTCTGGCAAGATTTCACCTGTTCTGTGATATAGGTAACAAGTCtaattacaataatactgcccccttaatctgcactgtccaaccacgacactgacatttagtgcagagagaaagagagaaagaaaaaaaattgttagcACAATTGTGTTTCaattcaacaaaccaccatcattacgattagtgtttgcatttcatctgctcgtttgcattttaaaggacacaccccaaaatggcaaatttttgctcaaacatacaaagtggcaattttaacgtgCTACAATAAATGATTTGTGGGGTATTTTAACCTAAAACCTCACAcatgcactctggggacaccaaagactcattttacatcttataaaaatttcataatatgacccctttaaggagTGTAAATGAACCTATGTtagtaataaattattaaacaaGTAGAgccaaataaacatatttaccaAATTCTGTGATTCCTTTCTGATTCTGTAACAGTTGATAAAAAGCTGAAGAATAATCAGAATAAAGACAAGAGAAaaacaattaattattttattacactaggaacaaaaacaacaaatattaaatattaattaatgttaatatAGTCCGACAGATACCTCTTTGAAACCATGTGAGAAGCAAATATTAGGTAAACTGACATATCAAACTCATAAGTGTTAACAAAACATATGTAATGAGATAAtgaaataataaacatgaatgtTACCTATCTTCTTATGCAACAAAAAAGCTACTAGTATTCCAGCGATCACACTGATCAATACAGCGACAGAgatcaaaataattaatgttCTCCAAGAGTGAAACATTTTACCTGCAAACAAGAAATGAAAGTGAGCAAATTGAGCACTTTTTGTGGAGTAAAACAATTCATATATATTGTTAAAATGAAGTTAAAGTTGTACAGTACAAAAAACAATGGATTACAACAAAATATAATGCATAAAATAGACAAGCTAATAGCAAAatgatttttgttttatgtaaTGCATGAAATGACTACTAGTActataatataaaaacatagcAACGGCAAACCTAAAAACTTGCCAAACCCTAAAACAAATAATGCTTTACAGGTATTTTACCTGAAAACCGGAATCAGTGTGTGGGTACTTACTTGATGTAATAATCTCAGTTTCCATCATGTGACGTCCCAGTTTGACCCTACAATGATATTTACTGTGTCTGTTATACACAGTGATCATATGTTTCACTCTGAATCCATCTGTGTCTCTTTGTTTGTCTGTAGTTTCAGATGTCAAAGTGACTCCTTCACTGTCCAGCCACACAAGTTCAGGTTCAGGGTACCAACCTTTAGATTCACACTGAAGATGAAGTCCACCAGAAAAATCAAATCCATCTACAGTGATGAGTGGAGGACTTCCTACAGCTTTGTCATCCAACAGTGTACAATAAATGCATAATCACCAGACAGTTTAATTTTCatatctttttattttactttataaaGGTTTTTCTTGACCTACCCACCTTCAACTCGTAGATTAGCAACTTTGTCATCAAACCAGGTTTTGGACTGAATAAAACACTTGTAAGCTCCTTTATCAGAGATCTGAACTCTTGAGAGTTTGAGTGATGTGTTTCCTTTCTGTAGTTCATCTTTAAACACTTCAGTTCTTCCTCTGTACGACTGAAGCTGATTTGTGATTTTATCTTCATGATCTTCATAGAGATGAACTACGTCTTTAAGATCAAGTCTGGACCACTCGACTCTCATGTCTACAGCACTGATGTTGGGTTTGAGAGAACAGGGCAGAATCACATCTTCACCAACTATAGCGATGAGAGGATCTACAGGTCCCACAACATCAAAATTATCTGTTATAAGAGACAGAAAACACATCAGTCTTCATTTACTCCCTCgggttgtttttaacctgtatgattttgtaagaaaagtcAACAGTTACCGGTACAAATAATTAGCCTACCTGCTGTAATTCCACTTATAATAAGTAGAGTCAAAGAAATGAACTTCATCCCTTAAAAACACAGCtgcaagaaaagaaagaaatataaaaaaaacatttattttacgaGTTTGCAtaacatctcgtcacatcctagcgaaacccaccagtttgctaagctaacagactgcattagtgatattaaggactggatggcacataaactccaataagactgagatacttattattgaaccaaatcgctccaaacataatatgtcagattacaagttgcccatagatggctgcacggtagTGCCATCTTTCACGGTTGAGAATTTAGACGTAatgttcgacagcaatctatctttcgatagtcatatctccaacgtctgccgcacagcattcttccatcttagaaatatctcaaaaatacgccatatgctgtctgcatcagatgcagaaaagcttatccacgcttttatgacctctagaatagactattgtaactcgttactcgggggatgtcacgcaaaacaggtaaacaagctacagctggttcaaaacgccgccgcaagagtgtttactcgatctaagaagtatgaccatataagtccaattctggcatctttacactggctaccagttaaatatcacATACAATTAAttacctacaaagctttaaatggcctagcgccctcgtatatcagaatacaatccaccacgtaaactgcgatcacaaaattctggttacttaattatccctagaatatcaaaagtgtctaaaggtggtagatccttttcctacttggcccctaaATTCTGGAATGATtgctgatctactggctgtccttcaacgtaaTCCCCCACCGATGcacgaccaacgaccaccggctgaaccagtttaatccacttacccgcttcctatccctaccgtgtttatttatataaatatatattaatctctccctagggttttttgtccttctaggagtttttcccactgggttttctcctaggggggttTTCGTCCCCGGGAGATTCAGCCAACTTTGACTTAACTTAGCTCTTTACTGtatatgttacattattactacgctcgcttgtacggtttatccttagccgctatattctacttctaatattatctattgattttttGTGTTTCGCACCTACATTTACTCATGTAAAgatgctttgaaacaattaacaattgtgaaagcgttatataaataaaattgaattgaataactTGTAATCAATAGGTAATCAACACCCTAAACTAACCCTAACCCTTTTTTTCGTAatcgtatcacaaatttctttttatgtgtcattgtcacatattggttactgaactgttttattctattttcttacaattgtcgcttctgtttagggttagatttacataaaatgacacccttacccgaacccaactctaaccctaatgcagtgttcttcactcccaaCCCTGGAGAGCCgtgccctgcagagtttagctccaaccttaatcaaacacacctgcaagctaatcaatgtcttcatgattactagaaaatcacaggtaggtgtgtttgattaaggttggagctaaactctgcagggcaccggctctccaggattgggagtgaagaacactgCCCTAATGGttacaatggtttaaaaaatttttttaaaaataattcagattttttttataaaccaatacttaaagtgacatcctaacgcaaacaccaaatctaaccctaaaccgaagcgacaataatttgaaaataggtaaaagcagttgagtaacaaatacgtgacacacaaacagaaatttgtgatacgatcacgaaaaaattTGGACATTTGTGACAATATCACAAAAACATTATCAAAAAGTTAcatgactatatcacgaaatttcgtgagactgggctgtaaAAAACATAGTAAATGGTACTTTCTCGTAGATTAAAGACTgccaacaggtttttgtgatggttggggttagggactggggtaggttaggggaaaagaaaatacagtttgtacagCATAAAAAGCATTGCATCTATGGAATTGTAAACCACATATGccaacttgtgtgtgtgtgtgtgtcaagtTCAAGCTTTATTAAGGGCAATTTGATTGCAGTAAAGGTAAACAGacaacaaactgacacatacaatacttcataataataaatagcaaTACATACAAATTACAAAAATTCCTAAAAGGAAAAAAACCTTAATaaagtgtgtctgtgtttgtgtgcgtcaATTGCTCCATATAATAATTGAATTTACCCATTCGGGTGTGGCAATAAATTCCAGTATAAGCTAACAAACATAAACACGCAACAATACTACCCATATAATATTATGTGGGACTAAAAT
This genomic interval carries:
- the LOC135768387 gene encoding butyrophilin subfamily 1 member A1-like, whose translation is MKFISLTLLIISGITADNFDVVGPVDPLIAIVGEDVILPCSLKPNISAVDMRVEWSRLDLKDVVHLYEDHEDKITNQLQSYRGRTEVFKDELQKGNTSLKLSRVQISDKGAYKCFIQSKTWFDDKVANLRVEAVGSPPLITVDGFDFSGGLHLQCESKGWYPEPELVWLDSEGVTLTSETTDKQRDTDGFRVKHMITVYNRHSKYHCRVKLGRHMMETEIITSSKMFHSWRTLIILISVAVLISVIAGILVAFLLHKKIAFYQLLQNQKGITEFDITQWRKYEAGNVILDPDSAHPDLIVSDNGKQVRLRGNTQPNEERDEDEEQNNKFDIRHCVLGSKIESNKFYYEVHVRWLPDWDIGVARESVNRKGWIDINPNNGYWTVGVRYGSMYQACGDPRVLTLSVKPQRIGVFVDYRKGRVSFYDVRAMYHIFSFSGQSFNEKLVPFFSLGFGRSDAPLTICDDFK